A part of Mycolicibacterium sp. TUM20985 genomic DNA contains:
- the folE gene encoding GTP cyclohydrolase I FolE, whose amino-acid sequence MTKPGSPSFVPAEFDQARAEKAVRELLYAIGEDPDRHGLIDTPARVARAYQEMFAGLYSNPDDVLNTTFDEQHDELVLVKDIPMYSTCEHHLVSFHGVAHVGYIPGADGRVTGLSKLARVVDMYAKRPQVQERLTGQVADAIMRKLDPRGVIVVMEAEHLCMAMRGIRKPGATTTTSAVRGQFKTDKASRSEALDLILRT is encoded by the coding sequence ATGACGAAGCCTGGTTCACCCTCGTTCGTCCCCGCCGAGTTCGATCAAGCGCGGGCGGAGAAGGCCGTACGGGAGCTGCTGTACGCCATCGGTGAAGACCCCGACCGGCATGGCCTGATCGACACGCCGGCCCGCGTGGCCCGGGCCTACCAGGAGATGTTCGCCGGGCTCTACTCCAATCCCGACGACGTCCTCAACACCACCTTCGACGAGCAACACGACGAGCTCGTGCTGGTCAAGGACATCCCGATGTACTCCACGTGTGAACACCACCTGGTGTCGTTCCACGGGGTCGCCCACGTCGGCTACATCCCCGGTGCCGACGGCCGCGTCACCGGCCTGTCCAAGCTGGCCAGGGTCGTCGACATGTACGCCAAGCGCCCGCAGGTGCAGGAGCGGCTGACGGGACAGGTCGCGGACGCGATCATGCGCAAGTTGGACCCCCGCGGGGTCATCGTCGTCATGGAGGCCGAGCATCTCTGCATGGCGATGCGCGGTATCCGCAAGCCCGGTGCGACCACCACGACCTCGGCAGTGCGTGGACAGTTCAAGACCGACAAGGCATCGCGCTCCGAGGCGTTGGATCTCATTCTGCGGACGTGA
- the folP gene encoding dihydropteroate synthase — MSTTRVQVMGVVNVTEDSFSDGGLYLDRERAVAHGLALTAAGASIIDVGGESTRPGATRVDAAVESARVLPVIKDLAAQGITVSIDTMHAAVARVALENGAKIVNDVSGGRADPDMAPLVAEAGVPWILMHWRAVGAERPHEVPQYGDVVTEVRDELLASVDAAVTAGVDPANLVIDPGLGFAKSAEHNWTLLAALPEFVDSGIPVLVGASRKRFLGALLADGEGGLRPPDGRETATAVISALAMMHGAWGVRVHDVQASVDALKVVEAWSGGLERSDRGIDSVAPQWKGERG, encoded by the coding sequence GTGAGTACCACGCGCGTGCAGGTGATGGGCGTCGTCAACGTCACCGAGGACTCCTTCTCCGACGGCGGCCTGTACCTCGACCGTGAGCGCGCCGTCGCCCACGGGTTGGCCCTCACCGCTGCCGGCGCGTCGATCATCGACGTCGGCGGCGAGTCGACCCGACCCGGTGCCACCCGCGTCGATGCAGCAGTGGAGAGCGCCAGGGTGCTGCCCGTCATCAAGGACCTTGCGGCACAGGGTATTACGGTGAGCATCGACACCATGCACGCTGCGGTCGCGCGGGTGGCGTTGGAGAATGGCGCGAAGATCGTCAACGACGTGTCCGGTGGCCGCGCAGACCCCGACATGGCGCCCCTGGTGGCCGAGGCCGGCGTGCCGTGGATCCTGATGCACTGGCGGGCGGTCGGCGCCGAACGCCCGCACGAGGTACCCCAGTACGGCGACGTGGTGACCGAGGTCCGCGACGAGCTGCTGGCCTCGGTCGACGCCGCGGTCACCGCAGGCGTCGATCCTGCGAACCTGGTGATCGACCCGGGGTTGGGCTTCGCCAAGTCCGCCGAGCACAACTGGACGTTGTTGGCGGCGCTACCCGAGTTCGTCGACTCCGGCATCCCCGTGCTGGTCGGCGCCTCCAGGAAGCGGTTCCTCGGAGCGCTCCTGGCCGACGGTGAGGGAGGGCTGCGCCCGCCCGACGGTAGGGAGACCGCGACCGCGGTGATCTCCGCCCTGGCGATGATGCACGGCGCCTGGGGCGTGCGGGTGCACGACGTGCAGGCCTCGGTCGACGCACTGAAGGTCGTGGAGGCGTGGTCCGGCGGGCTGGAGCGCAGCGACCGGGGAATCGACTCCGTGGCTCCCCAATGGAAAGGTGAACGTGGCTGA
- the folB gene encoding dihydroneopterin aldolase, translated as MADRIELRGLAVRGNHGVFDHERRDGQDFVVDITVWIDLAPAAASDELADTVDYGALAQLAADVVAGPPRNLIETVAAEIADRVMADERLHAVEVVVHKPDAPIPLTFADVAVVARRSRRGMRAAT; from the coding sequence GTGGCTGACCGAATCGAGTTGCGTGGCTTGGCCGTTCGCGGTAATCACGGCGTCTTCGACCACGAGCGGCGCGACGGTCAGGACTTCGTCGTCGACATCACGGTGTGGATCGACCTCGCCCCGGCCGCCGCGAGCGACGAGTTGGCCGACACCGTCGACTACGGCGCGTTGGCTCAGCTCGCCGCCGACGTCGTGGCCGGGCCGCCGCGGAACCTGATCGAGACGGTCGCCGCCGAGATCGCCGACCGGGTGATGGCCGACGAGCGGCTGCACGCCGTCGAGGTCGTCGTGCACAAACCCGACGCCCCGATTCCGCTGACGTTCGCCGACGTCGCGGTGGTGGCGCGGCGATCCCGGCGCGGCATGCGGGCCGCGACGTGA
- the folK gene encoding 2-amino-4-hydroxy-6-hydroxymethyldihydropteridine diphosphokinase, producing the protein MTRIVLSIGSNVGDRLAHLQSVVDGLGSAIRGVSPVYETDAWGGIEQGAFLNAVLIAEDPSLGCRDWLRRGRELEQAAQRTRDQHWGPRTLDVDLVSCHDGPDEVSSRDEELTLPHPYAHQRAFVLTPWLALDPAATLTVNGTPLPVAQLLAGLDATERDGVRLADHVLVS; encoded by the coding sequence GTGACCAGGATCGTGCTGTCGATCGGTTCGAACGTCGGTGATCGCCTCGCGCACCTGCAATCGGTGGTCGACGGTCTGGGGTCCGCCATCCGCGGCGTCTCCCCGGTGTACGAGACCGACGCGTGGGGCGGCATCGAGCAGGGGGCGTTCCTCAACGCGGTCCTCATCGCCGAGGACCCGTCGCTCGGTTGCCGCGACTGGCTACGCCGCGGCCGGGAACTCGAGCAGGCCGCCCAGCGCACGCGCGATCAGCATTGGGGGCCAAGGACTCTCGACGTCGACCTGGTCTCCTGCCACGACGGCCCCGACGAAGTGTCCAGCCGCGACGAGGAGCTGACCCTGCCCCATCCCTACGCCCACCAGCGAGCGTTCGTCCTGACGCCGTGGCTCGCCCTCGACCCGGCGGCGACCCTCACGGTGAACGGCACGCCGCTTCCCGTCGCCCAGTTGCTGGCCGGTCTGGACGCCACCGAACGCGACGGCGTCCGGCTGGCGGATCACGTGCTGGTGAGCTGA
- a CDS encoding DUF3180 domain-containing protein, producing MGPTRKRDLTATTVLLAIVGYVLVSLTYRWFPPITVWTGLSLLGVAAVEAGWGFYVRSKIGDGKIGDGPGWLHPLAVARAVMMSKASAWVGALVLGWWVGVLVYLLPRRSGLRVAAEDTAGVVVAAVSALALVVAALWLQHCCKSPDEPPEDARGELP from the coding sequence ATGGGCCCGACCCGCAAACGTGACCTGACGGCCACGACGGTTCTTCTCGCGATCGTCGGCTACGTGCTGGTGAGCCTGACGTATCGCTGGTTCCCACCGATCACCGTCTGGACGGGGCTGTCCCTGCTGGGCGTGGCAGCCGTCGAGGCGGGTTGGGGGTTCTACGTCAGATCCAAGATCGGCGACGGGAAGATCGGCGACGGGCCGGGCTGGCTGCATCCGCTGGCCGTCGCGCGCGCCGTGATGATGTCGAAGGCATCGGCGTGGGTGGGGGCTCTCGTCCTGGGTTGGTGGGTGGGCGTTCTCGTCTACCTGCTGCCCAGGCGTAGCGGGCTCAGAGTGGCGGCCGAGGACACCGCGGGGGTGGTCGTGGCCGCGGTGAGTGCACTGGCGTTGGTGGTCGCCGCCCTCTGGCTACAGCATTGCTGCAAGTCACCCGACGAGCCGCCGGAGGATGCCCGCGGTGAGCTTCCATGA
- a CDS encoding DUF6779 domain-containing protein, with amino-acid sequence MTEPTRGVRARRGNRRPGSLLLTALLVLAIVASSALVFTNKVELLKLAVIVSLWAAVVAAFVSFIYRRQADLDHAKSRDLKLVYDLQLDREISARREYELSIEAQLRRELASELRAQTSDEVASLRAELAALRANLEIIFDTDLQSRPAIENERTTVHRFGNWDAVPQQQVSAPERSQRSTSPGRVISSRIDTETPEDSDPNTEESPIIDVPVEPHPPEDEWSPEVLGGAHRRPSEPEPDDGGWRPPPSQDEPQPPGRRRAPEPESVPVSDGRQPWSPVDVPAPPPPPPPPPPPPPPPPPPRREEPERVARHAPTGSGWQPVPAEGQYIPAGVPGSNWASPPVVEPDAPPAAPPPAPAMTPPPTEATRPGRHYTADVSDAEAARRARHSAAAEVDPGRRTAPTLATPASAPPEAPEAATARHRGADEAEESAGQHIGGQPVSELMARLQANASTGGGRRRRREE; translated from the coding sequence ATGACCGAACCGACTCGTGGGGTCCGCGCGCGACGCGGAAACCGCAGGCCGGGGTCGTTGCTGCTGACGGCGTTGCTGGTGCTCGCCATCGTGGCCAGTTCGGCGCTGGTCTTCACCAACAAGGTCGAGTTGTTGAAGCTTGCCGTGATCGTATCGCTGTGGGCGGCGGTGGTTGCTGCGTTCGTCTCGTTCATCTACCGGCGGCAGGCGGATCTCGATCACGCCAAGTCGCGCGACCTCAAGCTGGTGTACGACCTGCAGCTGGATCGCGAGATCTCCGCGCGGCGGGAGTACGAGTTGTCCATCGAGGCTCAGCTGCGCCGCGAACTCGCCTCAGAGTTGCGGGCACAGACATCCGACGAGGTGGCCAGTCTCCGTGCCGAACTCGCGGCGCTGCGCGCAAACCTCGAGATCATCTTCGACACCGACCTGCAGAGCCGGCCGGCCATCGAGAACGAACGCACCACCGTGCACCGCTTCGGCAATTGGGATGCCGTACCTCAGCAGCAGGTATCGGCGCCGGAGCGTAGTCAGCGAAGCACCAGCCCCGGCCGGGTGATCAGCAGTCGCATCGACACCGAGACGCCCGAGGACAGCGACCCCAACACCGAGGAAAGCCCGATCATCGACGTGCCCGTCGAACCCCACCCGCCCGAGGACGAGTGGTCTCCGGAGGTACTGGGCGGTGCGCATCGCCGACCGTCCGAGCCGGAACCGGACGATGGCGGGTGGCGACCGCCTCCTTCGCAGGACGAGCCCCAGCCCCCGGGCCGCCGACGCGCACCCGAACCCGAGTCGGTCCCGGTCTCCGACGGTCGGCAGCCGTGGTCGCCGGTGGACGTTCCCGCACCGCCACCGCCGCCTCCGCCTCCACCGCCACCTCCACCCCCGCCGCCGCCACCGCGTCGAGAGGAGCCGGAACGTGTCGCCAGGCACGCACCGACGGGATCCGGGTGGCAGCCCGTGCCGGCCGAGGGGCAGTACATCCCCGCCGGGGTGCCGGGAAGCAACTGGGCCTCCCCGCCCGTCGTGGAACCGGACGCACCGCCGGCCGCGCCGCCCCCGGCACCGGCCATGACCCCGCCGCCGACCGAGGCGACGAGGCCGGGTCGGCACTACACCGCCGACGTTTCCGATGCCGAAGCGGCGAGGCGAGCCCGCCACTCGGCCGCCGCCGAGGTCGACCCCGGGCGTCGTACCGCCCCGACCCTCGCGACTCCCGCGTCGGCACCGCCGGAGGCCCCGGAGGCGGCGACCGCCCGCCATCGCGGAGCCGACGAGGCAGAAGAATCCGCCGGCCAGCACATTGGCGGCCAGCCGGTCTCGGAGCTCATGGCGCGGTTGCAGGCGAATGCCAGCACCGGCGGTGGCCGTCGCCGTCGTCGCGAGGAGTGA
- a CDS encoding Rossmann-like and DUF2520 domain-containing protein, whose amino-acid sequence MVQSPGYAWGPPDGLRPARLTVGIISAGRVGTALGVALERADHVVVACSAISRASRQRAEQRLPDTRVLPVQDVAAQAELLILAVPDAELAGLVSGLAATGSVRPGTIVVHTSGANGIGVLRPLTELGCIPLAIHPAMTFTGSDEDVARLSGACFGITAADDVGHAVAQSLVLEIGGEPFGVREDARALYHAALAHGGNHVTTVLLDAVEALRAALRGQELLGQEVVGDAPGGIAERVLGPLARASLENALQRGQSALTGPVARGDAAAVTAHLRALAEVDPELAQAYRADSLRTAQRAHAPAAVFAALDDPPNEGGRA is encoded by the coding sequence ATGGTGCAGTCCCCCGGGTACGCCTGGGGTCCCCCCGACGGACTGCGACCGGCCCGACTCACGGTGGGCATCATCTCCGCCGGTCGCGTGGGAACGGCTCTCGGCGTCGCGCTGGAACGCGCCGACCACGTCGTCGTGGCGTGTAGTGCGATCTCCCGGGCGTCGCGCCAGCGAGCCGAACAACGCCTCCCCGACACTCGGGTGCTCCCCGTTCAGGACGTGGCCGCCCAGGCGGAACTGCTCATCCTGGCGGTCCCCGATGCCGAACTCGCCGGTCTCGTCTCGGGATTGGCGGCCACGGGATCGGTGCGGCCGGGCACGATCGTGGTGCACACCTCGGGGGCCAACGGCATCGGCGTGCTGCGCCCGCTGACCGAACTCGGCTGCATCCCGCTGGCCATCCATCCGGCGATGACGTTCACCGGTTCGGACGAGGACGTCGCCCGGCTCTCTGGAGCATGCTTCGGCATCACCGCCGCCGACGACGTCGGTCATGCCGTCGCCCAGTCGCTGGTCCTGGAGATCGGCGGTGAACCGTTCGGAGTCCGTGAGGACGCCCGCGCGCTCTACCACGCCGCGCTCGCCCACGGCGGCAACCACGTCACCACCGTCCTGCTCGACGCCGTCGAGGCCTTGCGCGCCGCGCTGCGAGGGCAGGAACTGCTGGGTCAGGAAGTGGTCGGCGACGCTCCAGGGGGTATCGCCGAACGCGTCCTCGGACCGCTGGCGCGCGCGTCTCTGGAGAATGCGCTGCAACGCGGGCAGTCGGCGCTCACGGGCCCGGTGGCCCGCGGCGATGCCGCCGCGGTGACCGCTCACCTACGCGCGCTTGCCGAGGTCGATCCCGAACTCGCGCAGGCATACCGGGCCGATTCCCTGCGCACGGCACAACGCGCGCACGCTCCGGCGGCCGTGTTCGCCGCGCTCGACGATCCACCCAACGAAGGAGGTCGTGCGTGA
- the panC gene encoding pantoate--beta-alanine ligase has translation MNVRKPPAFTAGELNLYTKIREASDVGRALRTTGRRVVLVPTMGALHDGHLALVRTAKRVPGAVVVVSIFVNPLQFGAGEDLDAYPRTLDDDLALLRTEGVEIVFAPTASEMYPNGQRTTVHPGPLGAELEGHSRPTHFAGMLTVVLKLLQIVRPDRAYFGEKDYQQLVLVRQMSDDLDLDVKVIGVPIVREADGLALSSRNRYLSEADREQAGALSAALLAGMYNASRGTAEALDAARGVLDEVPALDVDYLEVRDPWLGPAPAEGPARLLVAARLGGTRLLDNIAIDVGAAAGIDGHSRVDSGRSHELPWRN, from the coding sequence GTGAACGTCAGGAAACCGCCCGCATTCACCGCGGGTGAGCTGAACCTCTACACCAAGATCCGGGAGGCGTCCGACGTGGGCCGGGCGCTTCGGACCACGGGGCGACGCGTCGTGCTGGTGCCGACGATGGGGGCGCTGCACGACGGCCACCTCGCGCTGGTGCGTACCGCGAAGCGGGTACCCGGCGCGGTCGTCGTCGTGTCGATCTTCGTCAACCCCCTGCAGTTCGGCGCCGGTGAGGACCTCGACGCCTACCCCCGGACACTCGACGATGACCTGGCGCTGCTGCGCACCGAGGGCGTCGAGATCGTGTTCGCGCCGACCGCGTCGGAGATGTACCCGAACGGGCAGCGGACGACCGTGCACCCCGGACCGCTCGGGGCCGAGCTCGAAGGCCATTCTCGGCCAACGCATTTCGCCGGGATGCTGACCGTCGTGTTGAAGCTGCTGCAGATCGTCCGACCGGATCGGGCGTACTTCGGGGAGAAGGACTACCAGCAGCTCGTCCTGGTGCGGCAGATGTCCGACGATCTCGACCTCGACGTGAAGGTGATCGGGGTGCCGATCGTCCGCGAAGCCGACGGGTTGGCACTGTCTTCCCGCAACCGATACCTCTCCGAGGCCGACCGCGAACAGGCGGGGGCATTGTCGGCGGCTCTCCTCGCGGGCATGTACAACGCCTCCCGCGGTACGGCGGAGGCGCTCGATGCCGCCCGCGGCGTGCTCGACGAGGTGCCCGCGCTCGACGTCGACTACCTGGAGGTGCGGGATCCGTGGCTGGGACCGGCTCCCGCCGAGGGACCGGCCCGGCTGCTGGTGGCCGCGCGACTGGGCGGCACCCGCCTGCTGGACAACATCGCCATCGACGTGGGCGCGGCAGCGGGTATCGACGGGCATTCCCGCGTCGACTCGGGGCGCAGTCACGAACTGCCCTGGAGGAACTGA